TTGGGTTTGCCCTGCAAATGGCACACAGGGCTCCTGTGCTAGAAATCCCACCGGCAGCTCCCATTTTCTCCGTCCTCAGTGGGGAAGCAGAGCCTTGGCTGCAGCTGGACTACAGGCACAGGCCCACTGGGCTCCAGAAGAGCTGCTCagccagagctggctgcagccacAAAGACTTGGCCAGTCCCAGCTGCAAGCTCATCTCCCATGCACAACCCTACTGCAGCCCTGCCACACACCCAGCTGACCTGCCCAGCTGGGGAAAAAGTCCCCAAAATCGCCAGGTAAAACGGGTGAAGCTGAAGTGATCAGCAGTCAATGCCTTTATTAAAACTACACCACTTTTAGataaacatttcagtttaaatttccAAGCATATCACCGGCCTACTAATAGGAATGGCAGTGTTGGGATCACCAACACCAGCAGTTCACATGCTGGACCCTCAGCTCTGTCACACAGGAGGaaggcagccagccagcctccGGCTCAGGCTGCACTTTGCCCCAagccagctgctggcagcagcattaGCTGGAACGTGCATGTCACTCTCCAGAGCCAAGTAAGTGGTTCTCTTCTGTCAGTGCAATAAATACAAGTGCGTCAAACATAATTTAAGTGGCACAGTTAGCTTATGAGTATCATGGGTCAGAAACCTCAGGGAAAACCACACTATGGCAGAAGAATCTCAGTACAAGAACAAGCTACTGTCTGCTTTGCGACTAGTATGAGCCTGCAGATATAACTTGGATGCATGCTGAGCAGTTTATACTATGCTGTACACCCCTGAACAGACCCTTCAGGCAGCACAATTCACTCTGAGCACTAGTGACTAAACCTACAGCACCTGGTATTGTCTATATAGACTGACAGGGGGCAGGGCCAGGTCCCCAGCCAGACACCACAGAGTCAGCATATGACCCTCTCCCATCTCAGTGCAGAGCTTGTCAGTGGCATAAAACAGCCCCTGTTCTAGCCCCAAACAGGGCAAGGACATCCCCAGAACCTCTCCCCATGGGAGAGGCTCATTTCCACTTCCGCCTTCTGGACAACCCCCCCGACCATGTCTGTGAGATGGGCTGAGAAGTGCTACTGGAAGTGCCTGGGATGCCCAGAGCACAGcagggaggtggaggaagagatGGTGAGGGACACTCCAGGCTGTTATTTTTGCATCAAGGACAGAGGAACAGTGTAGCCACCAGGAAAACCTGATCTAAGGAGTTAAAAGgtagttgaggaaaaaaacctgcccttcccacccaaaGGAAGCACATGTCTGTCTGGGTGTGTACAGGGAGAATGGAAGACATCCATTCCCACATCCTGGACCCATGTTGTTCATGGAAGGGGGAGATCAAGCAAAAAAGTAATCTCACGCTTTCTGGCTTAAACTCCCAAGTTTGCAATTTATCTACATAAGTCACTTCAGTCCTAATAAGAAGTGCATGTGAAGAAGGGGAGGAGCTTCACAGAGGATAGCATGGATGGGAACAGAAATGATGTTCAGAAGGAAAAGGgtacagaaaagacaaaagggcGCTAACCTTTTCCATTAAATAGATGtttgaaaaggaagaacaaaaaaaaaatctttcattttatttccaaatgtgtGCAATTAGCCCAACACTTGCAACACATTGTGACTGAAgagctaaataaaaatatctctcaCCACCTGGATCTTCTGTGTATTTGTAATTACAGCTacttagcaaaaaggaaaagcaaaacatgtaTTTCCTAGAAAGAGAACACCTCAAACTCAAGCAAGACAACTGTGGTATGGAGACACGGCAAAAGCCATTCGCCTACAAATGAGTCTCTACATGATCCAAAAACAGCAGCAGTGtttaaaagtgaaagaaacaccCTTGGTCATGACACATGTGTCCTAGGAATGTCTGTCCTCAGCAGTACCACGCTGGATTGGCCAGGCTTTGTTGTGCTTACATTTTTCATGGTTTGGTACTGGCTCCTGGGCTGTTATCACTCCTCCATCCACGTCAAAAAAGAAGCCAACAACTTCTTTCTTCTACCATCACAGACGCTGATGCTGGGAGCTGGAGTTGCCAAGGGTACACATCAGGACTGGAGTGGGAATCCCTGACCTTCTCTAGTGCCAGGGATGGAAGAATGGCAGACTGACCCACaggaaggggggagggaaaggagagacaggaaggaaagaaaggaaaatctctGTGCTGCCAAGCAGCCAGTCTTCAGTGATGATGCTCATGTTCAGATTTTCCCAGGAATTCCCTAGGAAAGGAAACAACGTAGCAGTGACACTCAGCTCTCCTATACTCTGGTGCATGCTGCAGCCTGCAGGTCTTCCCATTCCCCTGGTAAATACTAGGCCTCGAGCACTTGCAGCTACAGAGAACAGCACTGAGCTTTCTCTCACCCATCAGTGGCTCCCACTAGAAGAGGCAAGCAGAAGTAGCTGCTCTGCAAACAATTACTCCAGAGCATCCAGCTGACAGCAGAGATGAGCCAGAGAGGAGAAGTGCTGCCAGCTTTCTGTGGCTCCCCTTCCCAAAACCTGCTTTGCAAGAAGGTGGAGAGCTCTGGCTTTGCAGTAAGCCAGCCCCAGTATTTCACCCACTCTGGAGACCAAAGAGGTTTTCAGAAGAGCTGTCCAATACAGGCACCTGTTACACATCTCTCTTGCTCCTGGACGCATATCACAGTGTGCCCCAAAGCCCCaagccccagccccccctccaAGCCAGAGAAGACCCCAGTTAACTGGGCTGTTACCGCAGTATTCGAGGTAGCTCTGGACTCCTGTAGATGTACTTGTGCCGGTAGCCGAGGTCTGTGTGGAATGGAACAAACTGCACCTTGTAGTCTCGGAAACTCCGTGACGTCGCAGCAATGTTGTAAAGCTGAGTCCAAGGGGAGGCAGGTGAGGGACATGGGTCACTCCATACCAGCCACCCCTGCCAAACCAGCACCCCTCTCAGGGGTGGATTATGGGCCTTGGCTTGACCAGCTTTGCTAGTTCTAGCTCCCTTTCGCTATTGATTTGCCACCTTCAACACTACAGAATATATAGTCCCTTTGGGCTATGCATTTCTACATACACCTTCCTATTGCTGACTTTTTGCCTGGCTGGGATGTCATTCTATCCACACCAGCTCCTCCCACCAGATCAGTTTGCAGAGCCATATGTATACCTTCTTTCCCAGATGAAATGGTACCACCGGGTCATCCTCAGCATGAAGGATGAGCAGGGAGCAGGAAATGTATTTCACACTGTAAAAGAGACAACAATATCACAAAGGCTCAGAGCAATCCCATCACTTTTAACACCAATACACTTGGATTTTCAAGGAAACTGCAATGACAAACACGTCCTGTGGGTCATTAACTGCAGTTCAGATCTTGAAAACACTATTATCTGGGCACCATTCGTTTGACCTATAGAAAATTTACTAGTGAAAGGCATGCATGTAAAAGCTATTTGCTGTTTAGACCAGAGAAAAGCGGCTCACCCCACTGCAAAGCATCATCCCTCAAGGTCTGGTTTGGTTTCAGTACCGGAAACCAAACTCACAAATGCTCAGGCTCTTGAATGAAAGGCTCAGTGAAGAGACAATGTTATTACACACAGGGTGGCTTATGCAGATGCTCAGCAGAGAAATCTTCCCAAACCTTCTATGTCCCAATGCTACTGTTTAACATGTAACATACACTTGAAAAGCATAAATCACATGGACCAAATTAGCATATCCCTGAGTAGTCTCCGTGCTTTCTGTTGCATCTATCCTTATTAAGAACAATCACAAAAGAACAAGCTCCACAGTGCAAAGCTGTGTTGCACTCAGAGCTGCAAGAGTAACTGAAATCCCTTCAGCACATATGATgcttcaataatttaaaaaaaaaaaaaaagcagatattgcAGTCTAATGTCTATCCTCCTTGATGCTTGCACAGCTCACTGGAGCCACAGCTGAAAGCCCAGCAAAGAGGGAACTCACTTCTCATCGTTTGCAAATTTAATTCCACTTGTCGTGATGGGGTCAAGGAAGAACCAGTCAAACCCTGGGAAGTATCTGTATatctgagaggaaaaaatttGTGTTAGTGGCAGGCACCAGCAGGACAGTTATACAAACAGCAGTAACAGGACAGGCTGCTGTCATCCCAGTAACATCCCTtggctgctggctgtgctctctGCAGTGAGATGGTCCATGTTTCCACCAGCATTGTTTTTACTCTCCTATTTCAGACCCATCTTATCAGCCTGCTCAGGAGTAGGCTCTCTGGATGCTTGTATGGTCAAGGTCTCGAGGTTTCATGCTCCTGCTGGCAACAGTCTTCCCGGAAAACAGCTTTACCCCAGGGCACCTCACCAGCCCAACCACATCCAACACCCTGGGTACCTGCTCAGTTCAGAGCCAACTTGCAGCCATGCCGGGTGGAAAAGATGGCCACATCAGAGTGAACTCACCAGGAAAACCACGCAAGCGCAAAGGGGCCACATGGACGGGGTAGTGACCAAGGGAAGCCCAGCTTTGCCATCGCTTTGCTTACAGCCCACAAAATAGCCTCCTGCAACAGAGAAGCTACAATACAAGAAGAATGGGCTGTCCACCGCTGAGAGCAGAGTCTGTCTTTCCCTCCCTACATTACTGCCCTTTCTGATCCCAGTTTCCGTTTTCTTTAAGCAGGCTCCACACATGGCTCTGGTACTGCTTATTGCCTTAAATGCAGTTCTTTACCCCTGACGCTTATAAATATCACTGCTGGCCCACAAGTCATGCAGTTAGCTTAGCTACATCACTTCTGAAGGTTAATTTCTAAGCATACAATTAAATGCCACTAGCATGAGAGCCACTGTGTACTTGCCACAGAAAAGGGGTGACTTCGCGCCTCCTCCCGTATGTTGGTGAATGGAGATTCCAGTATCAGGGCATCCGGGGGCGTTTCTGAAAAGCCGAAGGCAATGTGCTGAAATGCAGGGGTGCAGATAGCCAGCAAGGTCAGGGTCTGCCTTATGAGAGCAGCTGCCACCACGGTGTGCCAAGGACAGCCTTGTCACAACCGCAAACATATGCAGAAATCTGGGATGCCAGAGGACCCGGGCTGGGTGGGAAGAGCATCCACCCACCAGACTTACCTCTCTCGCAAAGGCGCCTCACTAGATTTGTTGCAACCCTGGAAAGAACAACAACGAGCATTTAATCTGGCGCAGGCCCTCTGCAAAGCACCAGGCTCTAGTGGTAGTAGGTGGCAGAGGTACAACTCAACTGCTGTAATATCGACCCCTCATAGAGGTCTGAGCAGCCAGTCCACAATGACTTAGGTTCCCACAGGTGTCCCACACCCAACTGCCTCAAATGGCATCAGGTGCCTGCATTTAGATAAGTGAACAAGTCCAAGGAATCAGCACACCATGAGGCTACTTGGAAGGACCTCCTTTAAAGTGGTTCTTGGGCTCCCAACATATCTGCAGCTGTGTGACATAGCTTCTTACTCCCAGACCACAAGGACTGAGCAAGAAACAAGGGAATAGAGGGGATGGACAGAGGGGTGCTGTGTTCGAGGCAGCTGGAGCGCAGGGTCCCAGTTTCCATAGCTGGGTCAGAAAGCAGCAAGATCTCCCCCATGCATCTCCCTAATGCATGGGATATTGCATTAGGGATATTTCCAAAGTTGCTGAATCCTCCAAGCACAGCATATTTCAAAACCCTTAAACTCCAGGCTGGCTATGGTCACCAGGGAACTCAGCTGGGGACCACAGTCCTAGGCCACTCGGATTGCAGGGCATTGAGAAATATCACAAGCATGCTCTGACCCAGAAAGGGATCCTGAACATGGCAAAAATTTAGAggaagagccaaaggaagagccTTTGCCTTTTCTCAAAGCAGGATGTTTAGTATCACAGCAATGAAGAGGCACTATCCTGAAATACCTCCCTGTCTCAGCAACACAGTGTTGGACAGCAAGGCAAGCTGTTGTGGTCTCAAACAGTTTAATCTGCACACAGCTCAACTCAAAAGTAACTCTTGTGTTTGCCCTCTGCTCCTCCACAAATCAAGGGGGTAAGAGCACACGCTGCCTGCTGAATACAACCCACCTCCAGACAGCAACGGAAAGGGaggaagcaggaaaaaggaaagttaaaaacaTGCAGGCAAAGGCACTTGACACTTTGCACTTCCCCGTGCCAGGCATGACCACGTAAATGTCACAGATGGCCAGCAGCGTAGTCATGCAGGCATCTTTGGCATGGCATGTTTGCCAGACAGGAGGAAAATGTTTTGTAAGGGCAAGTCATGTGCACGTGCGGCTGGTCTGAGATACTCTTTCAGAGTATCAGAGAAGCCTGATGTTCTGCTCTGAAGGACATACAGACATAGGTTCACCACAGGAAGAGATCAGCACAGTCCCACTTTCTCTCCCCTCGGTCAATCTGCATTATAttattttaagtgtcttttttccaGTGTAACCCTCTGGGCAATAAAGGTTCAAGACCAATTCCTGCATAGTCATTCACTGTAGCTCTTCTCACTCTGTAGAGTGCAAAGGGGAAGCTACTCTGCAGCAATTATGCCACAGACTCCAAGCAGCACTCCAAGCCACCCTGGGAATTACGGCAAACAGCACCTTCATCCAAAGTCAGTGTTTATGTTTTTCAGAAGCTGCTAAGTCCCACTGAGATCAGATGCTTACCCCGTGCCCAAGGAGTGTCCCCATATATAGACAGGGTTGTCTCCGCTTCTTGCTTTTATCCAGTCGAAGACATGAAGGGCATCATAGGTCATTCCCCTCTCTGACGGGCTGCCTATTGAATCACCCCAGCCTGAAACACAAATAGTCCTTCTGAGAATCACACAAACTGGTCAGCAAAGCCAGCCAGCTCTTCCCATGCAGCCCATCTGCAACTGCAAAGGGACCTGGGACGTGGCCAGTTTCTGTTTATTTCACTGTGCACCTCTACAGCTTGGGCCTGAAAGCCCTGATTGATCTGCAGTCATTTAAACAAGGTAAGTGTTGGCTGCCAAGGAATTTTTGTGGATTTAGTCAACAACAAAAACAAGAGCTGGATCTCAAACACTGCCACGCCGTGTTCTTGCACTTTCCCTTCTGCAACAGCCCAGCTCCCAAACATTAGCTGCTTTTGCATGCATGTAACCAATTTGTGAGTGGAGTCTCTAACAGCATAAGAAGTGGATGCTTAGGGTCAAAAACCAAGCACGTTTCACAAAGCTGTTGCAACATCAGTTTGTCCATGCTGTTCGATCAATGCCTTCAAGCAATTTTCCACCCTCCTGATTGTTCTGGCTCTATCACTATTGCAGTATGTCCACACATCTCATGCTAAGCAGCAAGCATCCAACATCCCTTCTGATACCAAATGAGCAGCCAGAGAAGCAGCTGCCAGCAGGCCTGAAAAACAGGGCAGGATCCTACAAATAAACCTCTCTCAGATGTCTTCTTGATAAAAATGCAATGGACTAATTTCTTTCCTATATGTCCAGTGGCATTATACTGCAGTCATGGCTTAAAtactaagaaggggaaaaaaaagagcagcagatgCTTGACTGCTGGTGGCACAGAGTTGCAAAATGGTCATGGCTTCTGCCGAGGACGCTACCAATTGTTAGCAAATCATTTACTCTATGTCTTATCGTACctatcagcttttaaaaagaagtgcAAGTTCAGTTCCCTGGGTGACCTCAGGAAAGTCAATTAGATCATATCTAAAAGACTACATCTAGGCAAGCTTACTAGTTTCCAGATGCGCACCTGGAGGATGCCTTAACTGGATGCTACGACAGCATATATGCCTGGTTACCCTCTGCTCTTTAGCTCCCAAATCAACAGGCTTTGTGCATGAGGACAGATAGGAGCCAGAGTCCAGCAAGCTGGACATCAGAAAGTAGTGCTACACAGGAAGGCACTGGAAAGAAACTTCTGGAAGTTCTCTGGATAcccatgaggaaaaaatgtagtaATAACCACATCTAATTAGCTGGCAGCAAGCATTTATAAAACAACAGCTCCCCTGAGAtccaaaaaaattctttgttgcTTCTACAGAAAGAGACGTCTCAAAGTGTTTCATAATAAAAGAAGCCCACATACCTCGATAATCAAACGTGACCACGTGGTACCCAAGGGAGCTGAGAACCTGGAGGGGAGAGAAACGTGCAGAAACCCATCACAGAGACTTGCACAGCAGCCGTGCTCTTGCCTCAGGCCAAAGTGCAGGGATCTAATTTATAACATTATCAGCCTTGTCATGGAAAAGCAACAACTTACAGCTTTTCAGTGTAGCCGGCACCGAGCTTTTAAAACACTAATCATTTCAGCCCACTGTTTTTACTCCATTTGTTTCCTGGACCTAGTATCAAGCTATCTTAGACATTGATTCTCCCTTTAACAGCCTTGCCCTTAAGATCTGCAAATATCCTATGACTGTTTCCCCTACAAACATTTTCAGGTTTTCCAGTGAAACAGTACAACTGCTTCATGTATATTATTCAAATCGGCATAAAATGTTAGCGTAACATATATGAGCCCGTTTCAGGTTTCAGAAGGCTTAAATGTATACATCCAAAACATGCAATTGCTCCATCATGAAGATTTATGTTACAGCCAATGGTAATCCTAACGAGATCtgttaaaagcaagtaaaaatacCCAATGTTGGATCAACCTGCTTGGAAAAAGTGCCTTGGTAAAAACAAGGCTAGCATTCCAAGCTACTATTGCTCGGTATGAACCTAACAGCTCCGTGGtagataaaaatgaacaaaatgtcacaaaaagagtaaaatattgTTGTTCTCATGGTCTATGTACgatacatgatttaaaaaaagcaattttagtaTTACATTATACTCTAAACCATCTAATGGACAAAAGGAAATCATCTCATATGTAAAAGCAACGCTATTTCTAGTGTAATTGAAATCTTAACAGCCTGAACAATTACTGTTACTAGTTCTGAGTTACTagcacagaaaaaagagaaaaagaggacaaCATAGAAAAGAGGAGTGTTCAGGTAAGTTGGCAACTCAACTCCTTTGCTGGGAGGACTATGATGGTGATGGTTTCTCCAACTTCCCTCTAGGATCCATCCAGCGCTAATTTTCTTACATTTCGGACATGTACtggatgtttctttttcttcactggtcTGTGATTCCATGTTTCATCCCAAATTACTTTATGGGCCATGTTCAACATACATTGGACACGCTGTCTTTGTTACCTCTAAGCCCATTTTTGCCCAGCTCCCGGGTCTGCATCTCTTCAGCTGACCACTGGCAGGCTGTGCACAGCCCGGGGGTCTCCAGGGTCAGCCTGTGCCCCCTTCCATGCATGCTCACACCTGTGCTCCTCTGCAATGCCCCCTGTGTCCCTACCTCCAAGGTCTCTGCTGTCATACCAGGCCTGTACTCCTCTACACCGTATCACTATGCTGGGTGTCATCAGTGTTTCATTTGACACAGAGTAACTGTGTCTGTAACTTGTACATAAAAACATTACAGTGATTTTCTCTATAACACTATATGTATGAGAATTGTTACTATTTGTATTACAGTTACGGCTACACCATGTAATTATACAAAGCTCAGCAAAAGTAAAACCAGCTAGCCACTGGCCACCCGGTTGTTAGACAATTGCTTTTATGGCTAAACAAGCTCAAAACAGTGCTCCAGGGAGCTCCAAAACAAGGAGCTCAGAGAAGCCTTTACAAGCCTCAGCCGTGTTACTGTAAGTGGCAATACTATATGCAGTGGGTTACAAGGCTGCAATTTCCCCTTCTGACAGTCCACCGACTGCAGGATATTGCAAACCCTCCTGTGGCTCAAGGCTTCTCACCAGGACCAAGCAATGGATTTTCTCAAGGTGTTCACCATTTCAGCTTGCCTTATGATAGCCTGCGCAGGTCTGAGGGCAGTGCGTAGCTCTTCATTGTAATATGCTACCATTACTCGGTTGCTGAGTGTTTGATTTTATAGCCAATGAAGCTTGCACAATGAATAAAATTGCTATTAAGACAACAACTGCAGGATGCAAAGCCAAGTTCAAAACTCCTGTAGTGGTAGATCACCATTCTCAGAGggactgcaggcaggagcagtgcTCGGTGGTTTGGACTATGCAGCACTGTGGCAGATCTGACATCTGCTTGCTGTGCAACATTCGCTACCTTCAGGACTCGTTGCACCACAAGCTGGACTTCCAGCATTAACAGTTGGGTTAGCATTcattgcaattttttaaaataacacactTAGTGGTACTGGGACTATCGCAGCATACAACTGGAATGATACCTGTAAGCTGAGCATTACTTCTAAAGGAATACCATAATTTTAACCTTAACAGGTTACATATAGGGATATCAGGTAGAGTTATAAACAGTTAGACAATTTACAACAATTCGGGGGCACACAGTATGCATACAAGTACAACTGGAGCTTACACAAACAACGGGCTCCTGATTGGAAATGGAGACAGCATTTCCATTCTCCCATTAGGATCTAAATGGTCATTTGAAGACGGAAAGCCAGTAACTTCACATATGTATCACACAGTTTGCCCTGCTGCTTGCTGGCACCCCCCCGAGACTAACACGTTACATCATGCTCACCCTTGCTGCACTTGGTTGTGTTATTTCTTGGCAGTAGCCATGGGGTCATGCTACTCCACTACCCCTCTTTTAATGCCATTTTCCCACTAACAGTTATTTGGAATTTATATTAGCAGACGCAACTGCAACAGCTTCCAAGACACTCAACGCTCCTTTGCCTTTTGCTATTCAGGTCTCTTCAAGcaattcctctttctctttctttggctCTAAATCCTTCAAAGGAGTTCCCTTGGAGGTGCCAAGGTCCACACTGTGTGCACTTCCAGGGCAAAGGCAGAGATATTAAATATGCAGTTGTTCCACTTTGGGATCTGCACTCACAAGTTACTGTTTCTTCAACATCCTTTTGCAAATAACTATGCCAACATCATAGAGAGATGAGGGTAGGTATACATTACAGTACAAAATACCACTGCAACCTACATAACAATAGCAGAATAATcatgtaaaatattaattaacaaATTAGGTGCTGCAGGACAGCTGTTTCCATCAGAATCAATATATACTATTTTTAATATGTGCACTTACATATTGGACCCCCGAATGGACATGCAGAACACAAAGTTTCTTCTTGCAAAGTTTGGTTTTCAGCTTTACAATGTGATTTTACTGCTAAGATATCACATACAGTCTAGCCTTTTCCAggccattaaaaattatttaacctGTTGACAGTTTACCTATCTTCTATACTTGTTTGTTATGTGTTGGCTGCATTGGCAGCATCTCTTCTCAATAACAAATAGatgcacttttattttaattagcagCTGTTACATATAA
The genomic region above belongs to Calonectris borealis chromosome 3, bCalBor7.hap1.2, whole genome shotgun sequence and contains:
- the ABHD12 gene encoding lysophosphatidylserine lipase ABHD12; translation: MRKRNESVTVEHERAAAAPAPLDKGCSLRHSLRLPAAADTGMKRPLGRRYGLWFRLRKLIIWLLGVYIAIPFLVKLCPAIQAKLVFLNFVRVPYFIDLKRPQDQGLNHTCNYYLQPEEDVTIGVWHTVPAALWKNARGKDQLWFEDALGSSHPVILYLHGNAGTRGGDHRVELYKVLSSLGYHVVTFDYRGWGDSIGSPSERGMTYDALHVFDWIKARSGDNPVYIWGHSLGTGVATNLVRRLCERETPPDALILESPFTNIREEARSHPFSVIYRYFPGFDWFFLDPITTSGIKFANDENVKYISCSLLILHAEDDPVVPFHLGKKLYNIAATSRSFRDYKVQFVPFHTDLGYRHKYIYRSPELPRILREFLGKSEHEHHH